One window from the genome of Sphingomicrobium arenosum encodes:
- the secA gene encoding preprotein translocase subunit SecA: MFAGLAKSIFGSSNDRYVAKLRKIVDVINGHEPTFEAMSDEELQGMTQQFRDRHEAGESLDDLLPEAFAVVREAAKRALGQRHYDVQMIGGIALHRGEIAEMRTGEGKTLVSTLAAYLNAIPGKGVHVVTVNDYLAKRDAEWMGQVHRFLGLSVGVIVPNMMEPDRRNAYKADITYATNNELGFDYLRDNMKMSRTQMVHRPFNFAIVDEVDSILIDEARTPLIISGPTDDKSELYIKVDAIVRTLVEDDYEKDEKMRSVVLTEDGTEKLERLLEQAELIEGTNLYDVANTQVVHHVNQALKANVLFKKDTDYVVKDDEVVIIDEFTGRMMDGRRWSDGLHQAVEAKEGVPIKPENQTLASITFQNYFRMYPKLSGMTGTALTEAPEFHDIYGMDVVSIPTNLPVQRIDEEDEFYKNFGDKLAAIAKEIKARQEKGQPVLVGTVSIEKSEMLSEFLTKEAIQHNVLNARFHEKEAHIVAQAGRIGAVTVATNMAGRGTDIQLGGNVDFRVEDELADMEDGPAKDAAIEKIKAEVAEERQKVKDLGGLFILATERHESRRIDNQLRGRAGRQGDPGMSRFYLSLDDDLLRIFGPQAAFAKLMNKNLQDGEAITHPWISKAIETAQKKVEARNYDVRKQVVEFDDVMNDQRKVIYEMRADVMDAETVGDVVEDMRHDTIAGLVTHHAPLGSFPEQWDIEGMKASFDEVMGLQPPLEEWVQEDTVDQELWIDRIADQADAVMADKLKELEPERWAQAEKQILIGALDTHWKDHLATLDSLRQVVGLRSYAQKKPIDEYKKEAFLLFERLMVTLREEVTKTIMRAQIQVEPPVAAPPPVPHIPDFITSHFDPLSGDDNSADVDAGTGAIMSSLPPRQSPKPAAPQEVMDAAPTGEFTPPASRNSPCPCGSGRKYKHCHGALS, encoded by the coding sequence ATGTTCGCCGGCCTCGCCAAATCGATCTTCGGTTCATCGAACGACCGCTATGTCGCCAAGCTCCGCAAGATCGTCGATGTCATCAACGGCCACGAGCCCACCTTCGAGGCGATGAGCGACGAGGAATTGCAGGGTATGACCCAGCAGTTCCGCGACCGCCACGAGGCGGGCGAGAGCCTGGACGACCTCCTTCCCGAGGCCTTCGCGGTGGTCCGCGAGGCGGCCAAGCGCGCCTTGGGCCAGCGGCACTATGACGTGCAGATGATCGGCGGCATCGCGCTGCATCGCGGCGAAATCGCCGAGATGCGCACGGGCGAGGGCAAGACGCTGGTGTCGACGCTGGCGGCCTATCTCAACGCCATTCCCGGCAAGGGCGTCCATGTCGTCACCGTGAACGACTATCTCGCCAAGCGCGACGCCGAGTGGATGGGACAGGTTCACCGCTTCCTCGGCCTGAGCGTCGGGGTCATCGTCCCCAACATGATGGAGCCCGATCGGCGCAACGCCTACAAGGCCGACATCACCTATGCGACCAATAACGAGCTGGGCTTCGATTACCTGCGCGACAATATGAAGATGAGCCGGACCCAGATGGTCCATCGGCCCTTCAATTTCGCCATCGTCGATGAAGTCGACTCGATCCTGATCGACGAGGCACGCACGCCGCTGATCATCTCGGGCCCGACCGACGACAAGAGCGAGCTCTATATCAAGGTCGATGCCATCGTCCGCACCCTCGTCGAGGACGATTATGAGAAGGACGAGAAGATGCGCAGCGTCGTCCTTACCGAGGACGGCACCGAAAAGCTCGAGCGTCTGCTCGAACAGGCCGAGCTGATCGAGGGCACCAACCTTTACGATGTCGCCAACACGCAGGTGGTTCACCACGTCAACCAAGCGTTGAAGGCCAATGTCCTGTTCAAGAAGGACACCGACTATGTCGTGAAGGACGACGAGGTCGTCATCATCGACGAGTTCACCGGGCGCATGATGGACGGGCGCCGCTGGTCCGATGGTCTCCACCAGGCGGTCGAGGCCAAGGAAGGCGTGCCGATCAAGCCCGAGAACCAGACGCTCGCCTCGATCACCTTCCAGAACTATTTCCGCATGTACCCCAAGCTGTCGGGCATGACGGGCACGGCGCTGACCGAAGCACCCGAGTTTCATGACATCTACGGCATGGATGTCGTCTCGATCCCGACCAACCTGCCGGTCCAGCGGATCGACGAGGAAGACGAATTCTACAAGAATTTCGGCGACAAGCTCGCCGCCATCGCCAAGGAGATCAAGGCGCGGCAGGAAAAGGGCCAGCCGGTCCTCGTCGGTACCGTCTCGATCGAGAAGTCCGAGATGCTGTCCGAGTTCCTGACCAAGGAAGCCATCCAGCATAACGTGCTCAATGCGCGCTTCCACGAGAAGGAAGCCCATATCGTCGCGCAGGCAGGCCGCATCGGTGCGGTCACGGTGGCGACCAACATGGCCGGGCGCGGCACCGACATCCAATTGGGCGGCAATGTCGATTTCCGGGTCGAGGACGAACTCGCCGACATGGAGGACGGCCCCGCCAAGGATGCCGCGATCGAGAAGATCAAGGCCGAGGTGGCCGAAGAGCGCCAGAAGGTGAAGGATCTCGGCGGTCTGTTCATCCTCGCCACCGAGCGCCACGAGAGCCGCCGTATCGACAACCAGCTGCGTGGCCGCGCCGGTCGCCAGGGCGATCCGGGGATGAGCCGTTTCTACCTCAGCCTCGATGACGATCTCCTGCGGATCTTCGGACCGCAAGCCGCCTTCGCCAAGCTGATGAACAAGAACCTGCAGGATGGCGAGGCGATCACCCATCCGTGGATCTCCAAGGCCATCGAGACCGCGCAGAAGAAGGTCGAGGCGCGCAACTATGACGTGCGCAAACAGGTCGTCGAGTTCGACGATGTGATGAATGACCAGCGCAAGGTCATCTACGAAATGCGCGCCGACGTCATGGATGCCGAGACCGTTGGCGACGTGGTCGAGGACATGCGTCACGACACCATCGCCGGGCTCGTCACCCACCATGCGCCGCTCGGATCCTTCCCCGAGCAGTGGGACATCGAGGGGATGAAGGCGAGCTTCGACGAAGTCATGGGCCTCCAGCCGCCGCTCGAGGAATGGGTTCAGGAAGACACCGTCGACCAGGAATTGTGGATCGACCGGATCGCGGACCAGGCCGATGCGGTCATGGCCGACAAGCTCAAGGAGCTCGAACCCGAGCGCTGGGCGCAGGCCGAAAAGCAGATCCTCATCGGCGCACTCGACACGCATTGGAAGGACCATCTGGCCACGCTCGACAGCCTCCGCCAGGTCGTCGGCCTGCGCAGCTATGCGCAGAAAAAGCCGATCGACGAATATAAGAAGGAGGCTTTCCTCCTGTTCGAACGCCTCATGGTGACGCTGCGCGAGGAGGTCACCAAAACCATCATGCGCGCGCAAATCCAGGTCGAGCCGCCGGTCGCCGCGCCGCCGCCGGTGCCGCACATTCCCGACTTCATCACCTCGCACTTCGACCCCTTGTCGGGCGACGACAACAGCGCCGATGTCGATGCCGGGACGGGGGCCATCATGTCGAGCCTGCCGCCGCGACAAAGCCCCAAGCCTGCCGCCCCGCAGGAGGTCATGGACGCCGCGCCGACGGGTGAGTTCACGCCGCCGGCGAGCCGCAATTCCCCCTGTCCATGCGGTTCGGGCCGCAAGTACAAGCATTGCCACGGGGCTCTATCCTAA
- the putA gene encoding bifunctional proline dehydrogenase/L-glutamate gamma-semialdehyde dehydrogenase PutA encodes MPAIDRSALRAAYRAEENAIVSERIDQARLTPDQAEEAEATAATLIRAMREHKAVGIDAFMQAYDLGSDEGIALMCLAEALLRIPDAETIDDLIHDKLAGPDWAEKLGQSRSTFVNAATFSLLMTGKVLEEANDSAEGWRAALGRAVGRLGEPVIRTAVGQAMKILGRQFVFGRTIDEALQRARPEIKRGLSHSFDMLGEAAMTHADAARYAKAYEAAIDRLGEEGRQDTFHGAPGISVKLSALYPRYEWRHAEEAKAAIVPVLTDLARKAAAANVHLTVDAEEADRLELSLDIIEAIAADDSLFADGWEGFGMAIQAYQKRGVHSCDWAIRLAQTYRRKLFVRLVKGAYWDTEIKAAQVAGLEDYPVFTRKLGTDVSYLACARKLLSATGSIFPAFATHNANTIAAIKAMAGPRPGAPGFEFQRLHGMGDELYTELHALEDGLGEQHSPVRIYAPVGSHKELLAYLVRRLLENGANSSFVNRIADERVSVDDLVRDPVALMEAIEPKRNPAIPLPDQIFGLGRRNSAGVDLSDPLVREPLMKRLEALKEESYEAIPTERSKDEHPVRRITSPHDDRIEIGLVHEATEGAIDRAMQAAAAAQPAWDHLGGEKRAQLLDKAADLFEEHAETFFSLCMREAGKTLPDAILEVREAVDFLRYYAAEARQKFSHPIPLPGPTGELNELRLHGRGVWTCISPWNFPLAIFTGPVAAALASGNAVMAKPAEQTPLIADFAIDLLHQAGIPRDIAQFMPGDGKVGAALVAHPLTAGVAFTGSTETARIINRTIADRQDGPIVPLIAETGGQNAMIIDSSALPEQVTRDVVASSFQSAGQRCSALRVLYIQEDVADGMIEMIKGALEAQTIGDPRELTTDIGPVIDAQARQALRRHLDWLDHHAKCIVRRDVPDAVDAHGYFVSPSIYEIEALSQLQGENFGPILHVIRWKAGELPKVVEEINSTGYGLTLGLQSRIDLNRRYVERHARVGNLYVNRNQIGAVVESQPFGGEGLSGTGPKAGGPHYVERFATERVTCVDTTAAGGNASLMASLEG; translated from the coding sequence ATGCCAGCCATCGATCGTTCCGCTCTGCGTGCCGCCTATCGCGCCGAGGAAAATGCCATTGTGTCGGAGCGGATCGACCAGGCCCGCCTGACGCCTGACCAGGCCGAGGAGGCAGAGGCAACCGCTGCCACGCTCATCCGTGCGATGCGCGAGCATAAGGCGGTGGGCATCGATGCTTTCATGCAGGCCTATGACCTCGGCTCGGACGAGGGGATTGCGCTGATGTGCCTCGCGGAGGCCTTGCTGCGCATCCCTGACGCCGAGACCATCGACGACCTCATCCACGACAAGCTGGCGGGACCCGACTGGGCGGAGAAGCTCGGCCAGTCCCGCTCGACCTTCGTCAATGCCGCGACCTTCTCGCTCCTCATGACGGGCAAGGTGCTCGAGGAGGCCAATGACAGCGCCGAGGGGTGGCGCGCTGCGCTGGGCCGTGCCGTCGGTCGCCTTGGCGAACCTGTCATCCGCACCGCCGTCGGGCAGGCGATGAAGATTCTGGGGCGTCAGTTCGTCTTCGGCCGCACCATCGACGAGGCGCTGCAGCGGGCGCGTCCCGAGATCAAGCGCGGGCTCAGCCACAGCTTCGACATGCTCGGCGAGGCGGCGATGACGCATGCCGATGCGGCGCGCTATGCCAAGGCCTATGAGGCCGCGATCGATCGCTTGGGCGAGGAGGGGCGGCAGGACACGTTCCACGGCGCGCCCGGGATTTCGGTCAAACTCTCGGCGCTTTATCCACGCTACGAATGGAGGCATGCCGAGGAGGCGAAGGCCGCCATCGTTCCCGTTCTTACCGATCTTGCCCGTAAGGCGGCCGCCGCCAACGTCCACCTGACCGTCGATGCCGAAGAGGCCGACCGTCTCGAACTCAGCCTCGACATCATCGAGGCGATCGCTGCCGACGACAGCCTGTTCGCCGACGGGTGGGAAGGCTTCGGCATGGCGATCCAGGCCTATCAGAAGCGCGGGGTGCATAGCTGCGACTGGGCCATCCGGCTCGCACAGACCTATCGCCGCAAGCTGTTCGTACGGCTAGTGAAGGGCGCCTATTGGGATACCGAGATCAAGGCGGCGCAGGTCGCCGGGCTCGAGGACTATCCCGTCTTCACCCGCAAGCTCGGCACCGACGTCTCCTATCTCGCCTGCGCGCGCAAGCTCCTGTCGGCGACCGGCTCGATCTTCCCGGCCTTTGCCACGCATAACGCCAATACGATTGCGGCGATCAAGGCGATGGCCGGGCCGCGCCCCGGCGCCCCGGGTTTCGAATTCCAGCGCCTCCATGGCATGGGCGATGAACTTTACACCGAACTCCACGCGCTCGAGGACGGGCTGGGCGAACAGCATAGCCCGGTGCGCATCTATGCGCCGGTCGGCAGCCATAAGGAACTGCTCGCCTACCTGGTGCGCCGCCTGCTCGAAAATGGCGCCAACTCGTCCTTCGTCAATCGCATCGCGGACGAGCGCGTCAGCGTCGACGATCTCGTGCGTGATCCCGTCGCGCTGATGGAAGCGATCGAACCCAAGCGCAATCCGGCGATCCCGCTGCCCGACCAGATCTTCGGGCTTGGCCGCCGGAACAGCGCAGGCGTCGACCTGTCCGATCCGCTGGTGCGCGAGCCGCTGATGAAGCGTCTCGAGGCGCTCAAGGAGGAGAGCTACGAGGCCATCCCGACCGAGCGCTCGAAGGACGAGCATCCGGTGCGCCGCATTACCAGCCCTCATGACGATCGCATCGAGATCGGCCTCGTCCACGAGGCGACCGAGGGCGCGATCGACCGCGCCATGCAGGCCGCCGCCGCCGCCCAGCCCGCTTGGGATCATCTCGGCGGCGAGAAGCGCGCGCAGCTGCTCGACAAGGCCGCCGACCTGTTCGAGGAGCATGCCGAGACCTTCTTCAGCCTGTGCATGCGCGAGGCGGGAAAGACGCTGCCCGACGCGATCCTCGAGGTGCGCGAGGCAGTCGATTTCCTGCGCTATTATGCCGCCGAGGCGCGCCAGAAATTCTCGCATCCCATCCCGCTGCCCGGGCCGACGGGCGAATTGAACGAACTTCGGCTCCACGGACGCGGGGTGTGGACCTGCATCAGCCCGTGGAATTTCCCGCTGGCGATCTTCACCGGCCCGGTCGCCGCCGCGCTGGCGTCGGGCAATGCCGTCATGGCCAAGCCGGCCGAGCAGACCCCGCTCATCGCCGATTTCGCCATCGACCTGTTGCACCAGGCCGGCATTCCGCGCGACATCGCGCAATTCATGCCTGGCGACGGCAAGGTTGGCGCGGCGCTGGTGGCGCATCCGCTGACGGCAGGGGTGGCCTTCACCGGCTCGACCGAGACCGCGCGCATCATCAACCGCACTATCGCCGACCGACAGGACGGGCCGATCGTCCCGCTGATCGCCGAGACCGGCGGGCAGAATGCGATGATCATCGATAGTTCGGCCTTGCCCGAACAGGTCACGCGCGACGTGGTGGCCTCTTCCTTCCAGTCGGCGGGCCAGCGCTGCTCGGCGCTGCGCGTCCTCTACATCCAGGAGGATGTCGCTGACGGCATGATCGAGATGATCAAGGGCGCGCTGGAAGCGCAGACGATCGGCGATCCGCGCGAGCTCACCACCGACATCGGGCCGGTGATCGATGCGCAGGCGCGACAGGCGCTTCGTCGCCACCTCGACTGGCTCGACCATCACGCCAAATGCATCGTGCGCCGCGACGTGCCCGACGCGGTCGACGCCCACGGCTATTTCGTGTCGCCCAGCATCTACGAGATCGAGGCGCTGTCGCAGCTACAGGGCGAAAATTTCGGCCCGATTCTGCACGTCATCCGCTGGAAAGCGGGCGAATTGCCGAAGGTCGTCGAGGAGATCAATTCCACCGGCTATGGGCTGACGCTTGGCCTGCAGAGCCGGATCGACCTCAACCGCCGCTACGTCGAGCGCCATGCGCGCGTCGGCAACCTCTACGTCAACCGCAACCAGATCGGCGCGGTGGTCGAAAGTCAGCCCTTTGGCGGCGAGGGCCTGTCAGGCACCGGCCCCAAGGCGGGCGGCCCGCACTATGTCGAACGCTTCGCGACGGAGCGCGTGACGTGCGTCGATACGACGGCGGCGGGTGGCAATGCGAGCCTGATGGCGTCACTCGAAGGCTAG
- a CDS encoding EAL domain-containing protein, which translates to MLQRPEPAMSEMPTGEHDPDLFEALTERAISIHYQPMIDLASGRVIAAEALARWEPTGAGADALFQRARAAQLEGPLSRSVQYDALEKAARWEGPLAGIGLSLNLLPDELLDRDFPESFIDMLRDSGFPPERLTLELVENGHVAEHPEAARRLMQLRSLGIRIAVDDFGTGYSSLAYLTSLPIDTLKIDRGLIADIVGGDKDRIVVRALLKMAQELGMRTVVEGVENAAQLDLLGEWGADLYQGFLGSGPLDEDALGRFVAFANRARN; encoded by the coding sequence ATGTTGCAACGTCCCGAACCAGCGATGAGCGAGATGCCGACCGGCGAGCACGACCCGGACCTGTTCGAAGCGCTGACCGAGCGCGCCATCTCGATTCACTATCAGCCCATGATCGACCTCGCGTCGGGGCGCGTCATCGCCGCCGAGGCGCTGGCACGGTGGGAGCCAACGGGCGCGGGTGCCGACGCATTGTTCCAGCGTGCTCGCGCTGCCCAGCTCGAGGGGCCCTTGTCGCGCTCGGTGCAATATGACGCTCTGGAGAAGGCTGCACGGTGGGAAGGGCCCCTGGCAGGCATCGGCCTGTCGCTGAACCTGCTGCCCGATGAATTGCTCGACCGCGACTTTCCCGAAAGCTTTATCGACATGTTGCGCGACAGCGGCTTTCCGCCCGAGCGCCTGACGCTCGAACTGGTCGAGAATGGCCATGTCGCCGAACATCCCGAAGCCGCGCGACGCCTGATGCAATTGCGTAGCCTCGGCATTCGCATTGCGGTCGATGATTTCGGCACCGGCTATTCGAGCCTTGCCTATCTCACCAGCCTGCCGATCGACACGCTCAAGATCGACCGCGGGCTAATCGCCGACATCGTCGGGGGCGACAAGGATCGCATCGTCGTGCGCGCGCTCCTCAAGATGGCGCAGGAGCTGGGCATGCGCACGGTCGTCGAGGGCGTGGAAAATGCCGCGCAGCTCGACCTGCTCGGCGAATGGGGCGCCGACCTCTATCAAGGGTTCCTTGGTTCAGGACCGCTCGACGAGGATGCGCTGGGGCGCTTCGTCGCCTTCGCCAATCGCGCGCGCAATTAG
- a CDS encoding NAD kinase: MSKSPRIGPRIGPRIGLVVSQRPQAASVGEALRQRFDFADIADADTVLAVGGDGFMLRTLHQMFEGDIPQRPVFGMNRGTYGFLMNEWRENDLEARIAAAKPIDILPLKMTATRLDGSVVTRPAINEVSLLRETGRTAKIAIEVAGRPAIERLVCDGVMVATPAGSTAYNLSAGGPILPLSANMLALTPISPFRPRRWPGAILPEDTSVTFTVHDPEDRKVSAVADQYEVRDVTSVTVELDRSRPMTLLFDPDHALDERIALEQFETG, translated from the coding sequence ATGAGCAAATCGCCCCGGATCGGCCCGCGGATCGGCCCAAGGATCGGCCTTGTCGTGTCGCAGCGCCCGCAAGCGGCGAGCGTCGGTGAAGCGTTACGGCAGCGATTCGATTTCGCCGACATCGCCGATGCCGATACGGTGCTCGCCGTCGGCGGCGATGGGTTCATGCTGCGCACGCTGCACCAAATGTTCGAGGGCGACATCCCCCAGCGTCCCGTCTTCGGCATGAACCGCGGCACCTATGGTTTCCTCATGAACGAGTGGCGCGAGAACGATCTCGAAGCGCGCATCGCGGCCGCCAAGCCGATCGACATCCTGCCCTTGAAGATGACGGCAACCCGGCTCGACGGCAGCGTGGTGACGCGCCCTGCGATCAACGAGGTGAGCCTGCTGCGCGAAACCGGCCGCACCGCCAAGATCGCCATCGAGGTCGCGGGCCGCCCGGCCATCGAGCGGCTCGTGTGCGATGGCGTGATGGTGGCGACACCCGCAGGCTCGACGGCGTACAACCTATCCGCCGGCGGGCCGATCCTGCCCTTGTCGGCGAACATGCTCGCATTGACCCCGATCAGCCCGTTCCGCCCTCGCCGCTGGCCCGGCGCGATCCTGCCCGAAGACACCAGCGTGACCTTCACCGTGCACGACCCCGAGGATCGCAAGGTGTCGGCGGTGGCCGACCAATATGAGGTCCGCGACGTCACCAGCGTGACTGTCGAACTCGACCGCTCGCGCCCGATGACGCTGCTGTTCGACCCCGATCACGCGCTCGATGAACGCATCGCGCTGGAGCAGTTCGAAACCGGATAA
- the trxA gene encoding thioredoxin TrxA — protein MATKAVTDQSFQSDVLDADKPVLVDFWAEWCGPCKMIGPALEEISDELADKLTIAKVNIDENPETPGKYGVRGIPTMLLFKNGEPVAQKVGAAPKTQIQQWVEGAL, from the coding sequence ATGGCCACCAAAGCTGTCACCGACCAGAGTTTCCAGTCCGACGTCCTCGACGCCGACAAGCCGGTCCTCGTCGATTTCTGGGCCGAATGGTGCGGGCCGTGCAAGATGATCGGCCCGGCGCTGGAGGAAATCTCGGACGAGCTGGCGGACAAGCTGACCATCGCCAAGGTGAACATCGACGAAAATCCCGAAACGCCCGGCAAATATGGCGTGCGCGGTATTCCGACGATGCTGCTGTTCAAGAATGGCGAGCCGGTCGCGCAGAAGGTCGGCGCTGCCCCCAAGACGCAGATCCAGCAATGGGTCGAAGGCGCGCTCTGA
- a CDS encoding GNAT family N-acetyltransferase, which produces MTDEILATDRLILRRWRESDVTPYAAMCADAEVMRHIGDGSIRSAAETRASVARIEAAWDAHGFGLFALERRDDGRFIGYTGLSIPTFLPEVMPSVEIGWRLSRENWGQGLASEAAAAARDFAFERKGLADLVSIFQHGNHASARIASKIGMRSERETIDPGSGRSVHVYRIYAGERS; this is translated from the coding sequence ATGACTGACGAGATCCTCGCGACCGATCGACTGATCCTCCGCCGATGGAGGGAGAGCGACGTCACGCCCTATGCCGCGATGTGCGCCGATGCCGAGGTCATGCGCCATATCGGGGACGGGTCGATACGCAGCGCCGCGGAAACGCGTGCTTCCGTCGCGCGGATCGAGGCGGCATGGGATGCGCATGGCTTCGGCCTATTCGCGCTCGAGCGTCGTGATGATGGGCGTTTCATCGGCTACACCGGCTTGTCGATCCCGACCTTCCTGCCCGAGGTGATGCCGAGCGTCGAAATCGGATGGCGGCTGTCGCGTGAAAACTGGGGGCAGGGGCTGGCGAGCGAGGCCGCCGCCGCCGCTCGAGATTTCGCTTTCGAGCGGAAAGGCCTTGCCGACCTCGTCAGTATTTTCCAGCACGGCAATCACGCTTCGGCCCGGATCGCCTCGAAAATCGGGATGCGAAGCGAGCGCGAGACGATCGACCCGGGAAGCGGGCGCAGCGTCCACGTCTATCGAATTTACGCTGGCGAACGGTCCTGA